The following coding sequences are from one Ornithodoros turicata isolate Travis unplaced genomic scaffold, ASM3712646v1 ctg00001338.1, whole genome shotgun sequence window:
- the LOC135376838 gene encoding uncharacterized protein LOC135376838 isoform X2, with protein sequence MLIYGMACIPLRLSEKGCDQRNIARLKKMWGKLIEAACEPSNWNCLLEAKCDAPTISDANTDCYKTYNQEHGVNTRKPSDPLEPSGDVELLCCMLKYNKYCVPKLLEEKGCHPDAVLRSGTAIETRMKTTCPSSKPKCVPPPQCNDKTLSDARLICEQRYKEAHEPTGPKRRVDLQPRDQSLEEMHKEHCCVMEYSRDCVLGYLKEHGCSDPDFLESFLENIRTECGASKWNCTECKREDMVERFSEADADCDARYRQEHGLTAGKPTDLVPDTTRCW encoded by the exons ATGCTGATTTACGGCATGGCTTGCATTCCCTTACGGCTCTCAGAAAAAGGATGCGATCAGCGGAATATTGCGCGTTTAAAAAAGATGTGGGGCAAGCTAATAGAGGCTGCATGTGAACCATCAAACTGGAACT GCCTCCTTGAAGCAAAGTGCGACGCCCCAACAATATCCGACGCGAACACTGATTGCTACAAAACATATAACCAGGAACACGGCGTCAATACTCGAAAGCCTAGTGACCCACTTGAACCAAGTGGGGATGTGGAACTACTCTGCTG TATGTTAAAATACAACAAGTATTGCGTTCCGAAACTCCTAGAAGAAAAAGGTTGCCACCCCGACGCTGTTCTACGTTCTGGTACGGCGATAGAGACGAGAATGAAAACAACTTGTCCATCGTCCAAACCGAAGT GCGTCCCTCCACCACAGTGCAATGATAAAACCTTATCAGACGCCAGGCTCATTTGCGAGCAAAGATATAAAGAAGCACACGAACCAACAGGTCCGAAACGTCGTGTAGACCTACAACCTAGAGATCAGAGCCTGGAAGAGATGCACAAAGAACATTGCTG TGTAATGGAATACAGCAGGGATTGCGTTCTGGGATATCTAAAAGAACACGGATGCAGTGATCCAGATTTTCTTGAGAGTTTTCTCGAGAATATACGGACCGAATGTGGAGCATCCAAGTGGAACTGTACAG AGTGCAAAAGAGAAGATATGGTTGAGAGATTTTCTGAGGCCGACGCTGACTGCGATGCGAGGTACAGACAAGAACATGGTCTCACTGCCGGAAAACCCACAGATTTGGTTCCCGATACGACCAGATGCTGGTAA
- the LOC135376838 gene encoding uncharacterized protein LOC135376838 isoform X1, translated as MKLVILALVSLCFSDFTAAECAKDMLESLSEAKAECDARYRQEHGLGTRKPSDLFHITRCCMLIYGMACIPLRLSEKGCDQRNIARLKKMWGKLIEAACEPSNWNCLLEAKCDAPTISDANTDCYKTYNQEHGVNTRKPSDPLEPSGDVELLCCMLKYNKYCVPKLLEEKGCHPDAVLRSGTAIETRMKTTCPSSKPKCVPPPQCNDKTLSDARLICEQRYKEAHEPTGPKRRVDLQPRDQSLEEMHKEHCCVMEYSRDCVLGYLKEHGCSDPDFLESFLENIRTECGASKWNCTECKREDMVERFSEADADCDARYRQEHGLTAGKPTDLVPDTTRCW; from the exons ATGAAGCTAGTTATCCTTGCTCTTGTATCACTCTGTTTCTCAG ATTTCACTGCAGCAGAGTGCGCAAAAGATATGCTGGAGTCGTTATCTGAAGCCAAGGCTGAGTGCGATGCAAGATATAGACAGGAACACGGTCTCGGTACTAGAAAACCCTCAGATTTGTTTCACATCACAAGATGCTG TATGCTGATTTACGGCATGGCTTGCATTCCCTTACGGCTCTCAGAAAAAGGATGCGATCAGCGGAATATTGCGCGTTTAAAAAAGATGTGGGGCAAGCTAATAGAGGCTGCATGTGAACCATCAAACTGGAACT GCCTCCTTGAAGCAAAGTGCGACGCCCCAACAATATCCGACGCGAACACTGATTGCTACAAAACATATAACCAGGAACACGGCGTCAATACTCGAAAGCCTAGTGACCCACTTGAACCAAGTGGGGATGTGGAACTACTCTGCTG TATGTTAAAATACAACAAGTATTGCGTTCCGAAACTCCTAGAAGAAAAAGGTTGCCACCCCGACGCTGTTCTACGTTCTGGTACGGCGATAGAGACGAGAATGAAAACAACTTGTCCATCGTCCAAACCGAAGT GCGTCCCTCCACCACAGTGCAATGATAAAACCTTATCAGACGCCAGGCTCATTTGCGAGCAAAGATATAAAGAAGCACACGAACCAACAGGTCCGAAACGTCGTGTAGACCTACAACCTAGAGATCAGAGCCTGGAAGAGATGCACAAAGAACATTGCTG TGTAATGGAATACAGCAGGGATTGCGTTCTGGGATATCTAAAAGAACACGGATGCAGTGATCCAGATTTTCTTGAGAGTTTTCTCGAGAATATACGGACCGAATGTGGAGCATCCAAGTGGAACTGTACAG AGTGCAAAAGAGAAGATATGGTTGAGAGATTTTCTGAGGCCGACGCTGACTGCGATGCGAGGTACAGACAAGAACATGGTCTCACTGCCGGAAAACCCACAGATTTGGTTCCCGATACGACCAGATGCTGGTAA